The following proteins come from a genomic window of Hymenobacter canadensis:
- a CDS encoding XrtX-associated membrane protein, whose protein sequence is MPATLGNSSLVATHRSWTVARLMRLVAVALLIGLLFVCGIYDEVIFAALGPAWQKAATALGFSEQLARLQQGISGEVVKRSLPVVATYALLYLSLALLLLRLLLPAHHMPLVLKLYGAVIATYVVLLLAGRLTGNVPWIYQLGRRLIDFLVSPLPVIIAVCLLRWYRPGPVRPTG, encoded by the coding sequence ATGCCTGCAACGCTCGGTAATTCGTCGCTGGTAGCCACCCACCGGTCCTGGACAGTAGCCCGGCTTATGCGGCTGGTGGCCGTGGCCCTGCTGATCGGGCTGCTCTTCGTCTGTGGTATCTACGATGAAGTGATTTTTGCCGCTCTGGGCCCTGCCTGGCAGAAAGCCGCCACCGCTCTGGGCTTCTCCGAGCAGCTGGCCCGCCTGCAGCAGGGCATCAGCGGGGAAGTGGTGAAGCGCAGTCTGCCGGTGGTAGCTACCTACGCGCTGCTTTACCTGAGTCTGGCATTACTGCTGCTGCGCCTGCTGCTGCCCGCCCACCACATGCCACTGGTGCTGAAGCTCTATGGAGCCGTAATAGCCACCTATGTCGTCTTGCTGCTGGCGGGCCGCCTGACAGGCAACGTCCCTTGGATCTACCAGCTCGGGCGCCGCCTCATCGATTTTCTCGTTTCGCCGCTCCCTGTTATTATAGCGGTCTGCCTGCTGCGCTGGTACAGGCCAGGTCCGGTCCGGCCCACTGGCTAG
- the xrtX gene encoding exosortase X — translation MYLVWFFGYEQWLRADNRLDPALSRNIAQASTWLLQVLGFPASLNASSPQLLLIEQKPAVFVGNPCNGLVLYALFTGFVLAYPGPIVRKLWFIPTGIVLIYLLNVLRVAALALNHLYAHKSVDFNHHYTFTFVVYGCIFLLWMWWARRLAIVPAPSPAY, via the coding sequence ATGTACCTGGTCTGGTTCTTCGGCTATGAGCAATGGCTCCGGGCCGACAACCGGCTGGACCCGGCCTTATCCAGAAATATTGCCCAGGCTTCCACGTGGCTGCTACAGGTGCTGGGCTTTCCGGCCAGCCTGAACGCCAGTAGCCCGCAACTGCTGCTGATCGAGCAGAAACCGGCCGTGTTCGTCGGGAATCCCTGCAACGGATTGGTGCTGTATGCGCTGTTCACCGGGTTCGTGCTGGCCTATCCGGGGCCGATAGTGCGCAAGCTCTGGTTTATCCCAACGGGTATTGTGCTCATCTACCTGCTGAACGTGCTGCGGGTTGCCGCCCTGGCCCTCAACCACCTGTACGCCCACAAATCCGTCGATTTCAACCACCACTACACGTTCACGTTTGTCGTGTACGGCTGCATTTTTCTGCTCTGGATGTGGTGGGCACGCCGTCTGGCCATCGTGCCCGCCCCTTCTCCCGCCTACTAG
- a CDS encoding AAA family ATPase — protein sequence MMPSSSSPSTAPPDYQLKIKQVFAEMGKVVVGQQYMIGRLLIGLFTGGHILLEGVPGLAKTLTISTLSKVLHLHFQRVQFTPDLLPSDLVGTMIYNQNQSVFEVKKGPIFANLVLADEVNRSPAKVQSALLEAMQEKQVTIGETTYPLDLPFLVLATQNPVEQEGTYPLPEAQVDRFMMKVFVDYLKKADELEVMRRMANMSYVGEVSPILTKEDIFGIRQQINQVQISETLEKYIIELVFATRRPADYDLPEFQQYVQFGVSPRASISLHRAAKAVAYFDERDYVLPEDIKDVASDVLNHRILLTYEAEADGIRTQDLIEAILRKVPIS from the coding sequence ATGATGCCGTCCTCTTCCAGCCCCAGCACTGCCCCACCCGATTATCAGCTGAAAATCAAGCAGGTATTTGCGGAGATGGGCAAAGTGGTGGTAGGCCAGCAGTACATGATTGGTCGGCTGCTGATCGGGCTCTTTACCGGTGGGCACATCCTGTTGGAAGGCGTGCCGGGTCTGGCCAAAACCCTCACCATCAGCACCCTGTCGAAGGTGCTGCACCTGCACTTTCAGCGCGTACAGTTCACGCCCGACCTGCTGCCCTCCGACCTGGTAGGCACCATGATTTACAACCAGAATCAGTCGGTGTTTGAGGTGAAGAAGGGACCCATTTTTGCCAACCTGGTACTGGCCGATGAGGTGAACCGCTCCCCGGCCAAGGTGCAAAGCGCCCTGCTGGAGGCCATGCAGGAAAAGCAGGTCACGATCGGCGAAACCACGTATCCGCTGGACCTGCCGTTTCTGGTGCTGGCCACCCAGAACCCGGTGGAGCAGGAAGGCACCTACCCGCTGCCCGAGGCCCAGGTCGACCGGTTTATGATGAAGGTGTTTGTGGACTACCTCAAGAAAGCCGACGAGCTGGAGGTGATGCGCCGCATGGCCAACATGAGCTACGTGGGCGAAGTAAGCCCCATTCTGACCAAAGAAGACATCTTCGGCATCCGGCAGCAGATCAATCAGGTGCAGATTTCCGAAACGCTGGAGAAGTACATCATCGAACTGGTGTTTGCCACGCGCCGCCCGGCCGACTACGACCTGCCCGAGTTTCAGCAGTACGTGCAGTTTGGGGTGAGCCCGCGGGCCAGCATTTCGCTGCACCGTGCCGCCAAGGCCGTAGCCTACTTTGATGAGCGCGACTACGTGCTACCCGAAGACATCAAGGATGTGGCCAGTGACGTGCTCAATCACCGCATTCTGCTCACCTACGAGGCCGAGGCCGACGGCATCCGGACCCAGGATCTGATTGAGGCCATTCTACGCAAGGTACCCATCAGCTAA
- a CDS encoding RNA polymerase sigma factor: MLASPDLDALLARCQRREPAAQRALYARYAARMLGVARRYATCLAEAEDILQDAFVKVFTHLRDFRAEGSLEGWIRRVVVTTAINHWQSGKLRRRCQAEPEQLPEPAVAAAALDRLNVAEVLALIEQLPDGCKMILLLYAVDGYSHSEISELLGIQESTSKAQLSKARKQLQTLYQQQNTFLRL, translated from the coding sequence ATGCTGGCTTCTCCTGACCTCGATGCCCTGCTGGCCCGTTGCCAACGCCGCGAACCGGCGGCGCAGCGCGCCCTCTACGCCCGCTACGCCGCGCGCATGCTGGGGGTGGCGCGCCGGTACGCTACCTGCCTGGCTGAAGCCGAGGACATTCTGCAGGATGCCTTCGTGAAGGTGTTCACGCACCTGCGTGATTTCCGGGCGGAAGGCTCGCTGGAAGGCTGGATCCGGCGCGTCGTCGTCACGACGGCCATCAACCACTGGCAGAGCGGCAAGCTGCGCCGCCGCTGCCAGGCCGAGCCGGAGCAGCTGCCGGAGCCCGCCGTAGCTGCCGCCGCCCTGGACCGGCTGAACGTAGCCGAGGTGCTGGCCCTGATCGAGCAGCTGCCCGACGGCTGCAAGATGATTCTGCTGCTCTACGCCGTGGATGGGTACTCGCACAGTGAAATCAGTGAGCTGCTGGGCATCCAGGAAAGCACCTCCAAGGCCCAGCTCAGCAAAGCCCGCAAACAACTGCAAACCCTATATCAACAGCAGAATACCTTCCTCCGACTATGA
- a CDS encoding class I SAM-dependent methyltransferase encodes MSRLTKTLRGLASLARNPWLLNHVLAADTADWQQRARANGQRGLTAQGLPAVPLTHFLSPTAAHTVRPFAFREGGSLPTDLVLLRALAGQVPGCRYFEIGTWRGESAANVAEVAASVHTLNLSAEEMRGLGLSERYIDLHGFFSRPLPNVQHLHGNSATFDLAALRQQFDVVFIDGDHRYEAVRTDTRRVFEHLVGPETVVVWHDASRQPGEPRWEVLAGILDGLPAAAAGQLVQVENTLCALYSPRPLPTHTPDPLRDPDQWFEVTLRPVAGR; translated from the coding sequence GTGTCCCGTCTTACCAAAACCCTGCGCGGGCTGGCCAGCCTGGCGCGCAACCCCTGGCTGCTCAACCACGTGCTGGCCGCCGATACCGCCGACTGGCAGCAGCGCGCCCGGGCCAACGGGCAGCGCGGCCTCACGGCGCAGGGGCTGCCGGCCGTGCCGCTCACGCACTTCCTCTCCCCCACCGCCGCGCACACCGTGCGGCCTTTCGCGTTTCGCGAAGGCGGCTCCCTGCCCACCGACCTGGTGCTGCTGCGCGCCCTGGCTGGGCAGGTGCCGGGCTGCCGCTACTTCGAGATTGGGACGTGGCGCGGCGAAAGCGCCGCCAACGTGGCCGAGGTAGCAGCCTCGGTGCACACCCTGAACCTGTCGGCAGAGGAGATGCGCGGGCTGGGGCTCAGTGAGCGGTACATTGATCTGCACGGCTTTTTCTCGCGGCCCCTGCCCAACGTGCAGCACCTGCACGGCAACTCTGCCACCTTCGACTTGGCAGCGTTGCGGCAGCAGTTCGACGTGGTGTTCATCGACGGCGACCACCGCTACGAGGCCGTGCGCACCGACACGCGCCGCGTGTTCGAGCACCTGGTGGGGCCGGAAACCGTGGTGGTGTGGCACGATGCCAGCCGCCAGCCGGGCGAGCCACGCTGGGAAGTGCTGGCCGGCATCCTCGACGGCCTGCCCGCTGCTGCCGCCGGCCAGCTGGTACAGGTGGAGAATACGCTCTGCGCCCTGTACTCGCCGCGCCCGCTACCCACCCACACCCCGGACCCGCTGCGCGACCCGGACCAGTGGTTTGAGGTGACGCTGCGGCCCGTAGCAGGCCGCTAG
- a CDS encoding lipopolysaccharide biosynthesis protein has translation MLRRIFHTFATRLSSALLSFAVVWLTARYLGAAGRGSVSLFVTDCAALLLFIGLLGGSSLIFLAPRRNVWHLLVPAYGWAMVVCTAGTVLAGLLRPGPLSYLGHLWGLALLQAFLSINISLLLGRKQEAAYNALNIAQVALLAGLLLLAFAGLGWREVPAYYYAAYVAYALPLLASFGLLRRLPDQWEGGRGLRETTQELSHHSRGAHLSNILAFANYRLSYYFVAHFADARAVGVLSVGVALAEAIWLIPRSAALIQYVDLVHADDKQAQLAPALQVARLAVLATAAAVVVLALLPSALLAGVFGPEFGAARPVIGWLVPGVVAVALNVACSSYFAGLGRYRVNNWATVVGLAVTVPACWLLIPRLGIAGAAMATSLSYVASTAYLLVQFGQATGAGWAEWLPGPADVAYLRGLLRTR, from the coding sequence GTGCTCCGCCGCATCTTCCACACGTTTGCTACCCGGTTGTCGTCGGCGCTGCTGAGCTTTGCGGTGGTGTGGCTGACGGCGCGCTACCTGGGGGCGGCCGGGCGGGGCAGCGTGAGCTTGTTCGTGACGGACTGCGCGGCACTGCTGCTGTTTATCGGGCTGCTGGGCGGCTCGTCGCTGATATTTCTGGCGCCACGCCGCAACGTGTGGCATCTGCTGGTGCCGGCTTACGGCTGGGCCATGGTGGTGTGCACGGCTGGCACAGTGCTGGCCGGCCTGCTGCGGCCGGGGCCGCTGAGCTACCTGGGGCATCTGTGGGGGCTGGCACTGCTGCAGGCCTTTCTGTCCATCAATATTTCGCTGCTGCTAGGCCGCAAGCAGGAAGCCGCCTACAACGCCCTCAATATAGCGCAGGTGGCGCTGCTGGCCGGGCTACTGCTGCTGGCGTTTGCCGGCCTGGGCTGGCGCGAGGTGCCGGCCTACTACTATGCCGCGTACGTGGCCTATGCGCTGCCGCTGCTGGCCAGCTTCGGGCTGCTGCGCCGCCTGCCCGACCAATGGGAGGGAGGCCGCGGGCTGCGCGAAACTACCCAGGAGCTCAGCCACCACAGCCGCGGGGCGCACCTGTCCAATATCCTGGCTTTCGCCAACTACCGCCTCAGCTACTATTTTGTGGCGCATTTTGCCGATGCGCGGGCCGTGGGCGTGCTGAGCGTGGGCGTGGCGCTGGCCGAAGCCATCTGGCTGATTCCGCGCAGTGCCGCCCTCATTCAGTACGTGGACCTGGTGCACGCCGACGACAAGCAGGCCCAGCTGGCCCCGGCACTGCAGGTGGCCCGGCTGGCAGTGCTGGCCACGGCGGCGGCCGTGGTGGTGCTGGCATTGCTGCCGTCTGCGCTGCTGGCGGGCGTATTCGGGCCGGAGTTTGGGGCGGCGCGGCCGGTTATCGGGTGGCTGGTGCCGGGCGTGGTGGCGGTGGCTTTGAACGTGGCCTGCAGCAGCTACTTCGCGGGCCTGGGCCGCTACCGCGTCAACAACTGGGCTACCGTGGTGGGGCTGGCCGTGACGGTGCCGGCCTGCTGGCTGCTGATTCCGCGGCTGGGCATTGCGGGAGCCGCTATGGCTACGTCCTTGTCGTACGTGGCTTCCACGGCCTACCTGCTGGTGCAGTTCGGGCAGGCGACCGGCGCCGGCTGGGCCGAGTGGCTGCCCGGCCCCGCCGACGTGGCCTATCTGCGTGGGCTGCTGCGGACGCGCTAG
- a CDS encoding glycosyltransferase: MKPRVLMLPKWYPNRYDDQDGDFVGRHVAAIAPHAQVAVLFAAVARGPLRRLTECDADLAGPVPTLRYYYRARPTGLAALDKVLKLGLYFWCLGRGYRQLVRHWGAPPQLVHVHVLLRTGLFAWWLTLTRRIPYVITEHWTLYLPQNAHRIGALRRYLTQRVVRAAAALHTVSENLRGALGQLGIGNARTVVIPNVVDTALFRPAEPPVARQGLLHVAAFNEQAKNLSGLLRVVARLRPARPGLTLRIAGYGPAETQLRQLAADLGLLQDGTVTFLGKLSTEAVAAEMRRAACFVLFSNYENLPCVLIEAQASGLPAVATHVGGVPELLPPDGTRGFLVAPADEDALTQALTSVLDHPQQFDAAALHRHAEQHFSQQAVGQQFASWYDEVMES, from the coding sequence ATGAAGCCCCGCGTACTGATGCTGCCCAAGTGGTACCCCAACCGCTACGACGACCAGGATGGCGACTTCGTGGGCCGGCACGTGGCGGCCATTGCGCCCCATGCCCAGGTGGCCGTGCTGTTTGCCGCCGTAGCCCGCGGCCCACTCCGGCGCCTGACCGAGTGCGACGCCGACTTGGCCGGTCCCGTACCCACGCTGCGCTACTACTACCGTGCCCGCCCCACCGGCCTGGCCGCGCTGGATAAGGTGCTGAAGCTGGGGCTGTACTTCTGGTGCCTGGGGCGCGGCTACCGGCAGCTGGTGCGGCACTGGGGCGCGCCGCCGCAGCTGGTGCACGTGCATGTGCTGCTGCGCACAGGCCTGTTTGCGTGGTGGCTGACGCTGACGCGCCGCATCCCGTACGTCATTACCGAGCATTGGACGCTGTATCTGCCCCAGAACGCGCACCGCATCGGGGCGCTGCGGCGGTACCTCACGCAGCGGGTGGTGCGGGCGGCGGCGGCGCTGCACACCGTGTCGGAGAATCTGCGCGGGGCGCTGGGGCAGTTGGGCATCGGTAATGCCCGTACGGTGGTGATTCCGAACGTGGTGGATACGGCCTTGTTTCGGCCGGCCGAGCCGCCCGTGGCGCGGCAGGGCCTGCTGCACGTGGCCGCCTTCAACGAGCAGGCCAAAAACCTGAGCGGCCTGCTGCGCGTGGTGGCGCGCCTGCGGCCCGCCCGTCCCGGCCTGACGCTGCGCATTGCCGGCTACGGTCCCGCCGAAACCCAGCTCCGCCAGCTGGCCGCCGACCTGGGCTTGCTGCAGGATGGCACCGTGACGTTTCTGGGCAAGCTCTCCACTGAAGCTGTGGCCGCTGAGATGCGCCGTGCAGCCTGCTTCGTGCTGTTCAGCAACTACGAAAACCTGCCCTGCGTGCTCATCGAGGCCCAGGCCAGCGGGCTGCCGGCCGTGGCCACTCACGTCGGCGGCGTGCCCGAGCTGCTGCCCCCCGACGGCACCCGCGGCTTCCTGGTAGCGCCCGCCGACGAAGACGCCCTGACCCAGGCCCTGACCAGCGTCCTCGACCACCCGCAGCAGTTCGATGCCGCCGCCCTGCACCGCCACGCCGAGCAGCACTTCAGCCAGCAGGCCGTCGGCCAGCAGTTTGCAAGCTGGTATGATGAGGTGATGGAGAGCTGA
- a CDS encoding T9SS type A sorting domain-containing protein: MKKVVLPVLLALATLAPLASQAQCPTTASNVVLVGTGTSDKQTGFQITQNTTWTRNNIYVLNGCVYVNSGATLTIEAGTIIKGDLANQGTLVIRQGARLNAVGTPTQPIVFTSNQPAGSRAPGDWGGIILCGRAPVNLSGNPTIEGGVNATFGGTDPADNSGTLQYVRIEYPGVAFQPNNEINGLTLGGVGYGTTIDHIQITGSGDDSFEWFGGTVNAKYLIALGSTDDDFDTDNGFSGRVQYGLALRDPRRGDTASGGVSNGFESDNDASGTANGPQTSAVFTNMTILLPTTPTLASPFNNSASALIRRNSAQSIFNSVFAGRRFGVELNSNSANYTQSNAQSGSLALSNNVISTTSFSATLANRAGRSTYGTGVTPLAGFNINPIVAAGNDTTQAVAGLGLNADNFSFEGNCSNNAQCVPAFALPAASILNTGGAFTNAKLTGAGNGGPNSTFDVVSFRGAFGAPNTPAGNWATGWTNFNPQNTCYNVPGQVLASKAAAEQLQGLSVAPNPTEGAAKLSFELKKAGAVTVRVLDVTGRVVAVVTNAAKLAAGTQVVQLPASLNAGLYVAAVTTEAGTQSVRFVVSK; encoded by the coding sequence ATGAAAAAAGTTGTACTTCCGGTCTTGCTGGCCTTGGCCACCCTTGCTCCGCTCGCATCGCAGGCACAGTGCCCCACTACGGCCTCCAATGTGGTACTGGTAGGAACGGGCACGTCCGACAAGCAAACCGGCTTTCAGATTACGCAGAACACCACCTGGACCCGCAACAACATTTACGTGCTCAACGGCTGCGTATATGTCAACAGCGGCGCAACGCTGACCATTGAGGCGGGCACCATCATCAAAGGCGACCTGGCCAACCAGGGCACTCTGGTTATTCGGCAGGGCGCGCGGCTGAATGCCGTGGGCACGCCTACCCAGCCCATCGTGTTTACGTCCAACCAGCCGGCCGGCTCCCGGGCTCCCGGCGACTGGGGCGGCATCATTCTCTGCGGCCGTGCGCCTGTAAACCTGTCGGGCAACCCCACGATTGAGGGCGGCGTGAATGCCACGTTTGGCGGCACCGACCCAGCCGACAACTCTGGAACGCTGCAGTATGTGCGCATCGAATATCCCGGCGTAGCATTTCAGCCCAACAACGAAATCAACGGCCTGACGCTGGGTGGCGTGGGCTATGGCACCACCATCGACCACATCCAGATAACGGGCTCCGGTGACGACTCGTTTGAGTGGTTTGGCGGCACTGTGAATGCCAAGTACCTGATTGCCCTGGGCAGCACCGACGACGACTTCGACACCGACAACGGCTTCTCGGGCCGCGTGCAGTACGGCCTGGCCCTGCGCGACCCACGCCGCGGCGACACCGCTTCGGGTGGGGTGTCCAATGGCTTTGAGAGCGACAACGACGCCTCCGGCACCGCCAACGGCCCGCAGACTTCGGCCGTGTTCACCAACATGACCATCCTGCTGCCGACCACGCCTACGCTGGCCTCGCCGTTCAACAACAGCGCCAGCGCCCTGATTCGTCGGAACTCGGCCCAAAGCATCTTCAACTCGGTATTTGCCGGGCGCCGCTTCGGGGTGGAGCTGAACAGCAACTCGGCCAACTACACCCAGAGCAATGCCCAAAGCGGCTCGCTGGCGCTGTCGAACAACGTCATCTCGACGACGTCCTTCTCCGCTACCCTGGCTAACCGGGCCGGTCGTTCCACCTACGGTACCGGCGTAACGCCGCTGGCCGGCTTCAACATCAACCCCATTGTGGCTGCCGGCAACGACACTACGCAAGCAGTAGCTGGCCTGGGCCTGAACGCCGACAACTTCAGCTTTGAAGGCAACTGCAGCAACAACGCGCAGTGCGTTCCTGCCTTCGCCCTCCCTGCTGCCTCCATCCTGAACACCGGCGGCGCCTTCACCAACGCCAAGCTGACCGGCGCCGGCAACGGCGGCCCCAACAGCACCTTCGACGTGGTGAGCTTCCGGGGCGCCTTCGGGGCGCCTAACACGCCTGCCGGCAACTGGGCTACGGGCTGGACCAACTTCAACCCCCAGAACACCTGCTACAACGTGCCCGGCCAAGTGCTGGCCAGCAAAGCGGCCGCCGAGCAGCTGCAGGGCCTGAGCGTGGCTCCCAACCCCACGGAAGGTGCTGCCAAGCTCTCGTTTGAGCTGAAGAAAGCCGGTGCCGTAACGGTGCGCGTGCTCGACGTGACGGGCCGTGTGGTAGCTGTGGTAACTAACGCCGCCAAGCTCGCGGCCGGCACCCAGGTGGTGCAGCTGCCTGCTTCGCTGAACGCCGGCCTCTATGTGGCCGCCGTTACTACTGAAGCCGGCACGCAGTCGGTACGCTTCGTGGTGTCGAAATAG
- a CDS encoding TonB-dependent receptor, with protein sequence MLRFLTLIFSLLLSTLAIAQQGSLVGKVVDRKTSEAVIGATVLVTGTTQAAPVDVEGRYELKLDPGTYNITMTYIGYKPLTFPGVQVRAGQPTTLNGAMEENSTALGEVTVTGQKQTGTEVAMIQDLKKSEVVVSGMSNDQIVKSLDRDAAEVVKRIPGVTVQSNNFIVIRGLAERYNTVLLNDALTPSAEVDTRSFSFDILPSSVIDRVLIFKSGSPELPGEFGGGVVKVYTKNAVLENSTSLTVSSWARSTNTFQGGFLQSNHSGTDFLGTDNGQRGMPGVLSGLQSAVPSNSEQTAALGNELRNEFLPRLVTSRPDLRVSLGVNRKFEIGSVYVSNVTSVSYSNTQEQYNATRQRFSAYNPAAPDVLPGKFFDYVDTRSVSAARLGIIHNYQVRLNNNHKLELRNFFNQYGTDEVINRRGVISDPLLERNNFALHYQSRSIYSGQLGGTHTLGAAGAGTLTWAAGYNYVNRNEPDYRQNIQERELDANLPGDANPAPYRVVVNRDPTTSSRFYSTMKENTYMTSAQYEHRINGRDTLSANQYKVRVGYYVEEKERRYDSRYFNYDRSRNFDSSLEDLPLTTIFSPQNLNTNGGFVLREATQPQDRYTGNNRLVAGYVGGVAPLTDRFNVTGGVRVEYNRRRLQPGGGDSYEEIRTFVLPSLNTTFNFNDRSLLRAGASISVNRPEFREIANYTYYDVSNNFFIQGNKDLRTAKIYNADLRYEFYPSRSEMISVGVFGKRFFDAIEQVTRSTTGTDLLLTYQNATRAYDVGAEIELRKSLLDMSENKFLQRLSFVMNASLIRSRVQLDTTLADNKDFALEDRPLQGQSPYVVNLGTFYQDDEGKWQVSLQYNVIGPRIAFVGDRNLNYSVYDLPRHVVDLSVTKGIGSHLEVRAGIQNLLNQQTRLYYDLDRNGRINGIENQASFASYRRGSYSTLGLTYRF encoded by the coding sequence ATGCTCCGTTTTTTAACGCTGATTTTCAGCTTGTTGCTCAGTACGCTGGCCATCGCACAACAAGGCTCCCTGGTGGGCAAAGTAGTCGATAGAAAAACCAGTGAAGCAGTAATCGGGGCGACGGTGCTGGTGACGGGCACCACGCAGGCCGCCCCGGTAGACGTGGAGGGCCGCTACGAGCTGAAGCTGGACCCCGGCACCTATAACATCACCATGACCTACATCGGCTACAAGCCGCTGACTTTTCCAGGTGTGCAGGTGCGGGCCGGCCAACCGACCACGCTCAACGGTGCCATGGAAGAAAATTCCACGGCCCTGGGCGAAGTAACCGTGACCGGCCAGAAGCAGACCGGTACCGAGGTAGCCATGATCCAGGACCTCAAGAAAAGCGAGGTGGTGGTGAGCGGCATGAGCAACGACCAGATTGTGAAGAGCCTAGACCGCGACGCCGCTGAAGTGGTAAAGCGCATTCCGGGCGTAACGGTGCAGAGCAACAACTTCATTGTTATCCGGGGCCTGGCCGAGCGCTACAACACGGTGTTGCTGAATGACGCCCTCACGCCTTCGGCCGAAGTGGATACCCGCTCGTTTTCCTTTGACATTCTGCCCAGCTCGGTGATTGACCGGGTGCTGATCTTCAAGTCGGGCTCGCCGGAGCTGCCCGGCGAATTCGGGGGCGGCGTGGTGAAAGTGTATACCAAGAATGCCGTGCTGGAAAATTCTACCAGCCTCACGGTTTCGAGCTGGGCCCGGAGTACCAACACATTTCAGGGCGGCTTTCTGCAGAGCAACCACAGCGGCACCGACTTTCTGGGCACTGATAACGGCCAGCGCGGCATGCCTGGCGTGCTGAGCGGCCTGCAGTCGGCGGTACCGAGCAACAGCGAACAGACTGCAGCGTTGGGCAACGAGCTGCGCAACGAATTTTTGCCGCGCCTGGTAACGTCGCGACCCGACCTGCGGGTGTCGCTGGGGGTGAACCGCAAGTTTGAGATTGGCAGCGTGTATGTGAGCAACGTGACCTCCGTATCGTACTCCAACACGCAGGAGCAGTACAACGCCACCCGGCAGCGCTTCTCGGCCTACAACCCTGCGGCCCCGGACGTACTGCCCGGAAAGTTCTTCGACTACGTGGACACGCGCAGCGTATCGGCCGCGCGCCTGGGCATCATCCACAACTACCAGGTCCGGCTCAATAACAACCACAAGCTGGAGCTGCGCAACTTCTTCAACCAATACGGCACTGATGAGGTGATAAACCGCCGCGGCGTTATCTCGGACCCGCTGCTGGAGCGCAACAACTTCGCGCTGCACTACCAGAGCCGCTCCATCTACTCGGGGCAGCTGGGCGGCACGCATACGCTGGGCGCTGCCGGTGCGGGCACCCTCACCTGGGCCGCTGGCTACAACTACGTGAACCGCAACGAGCCGGACTACCGCCAGAATATTCAGGAGCGGGAACTGGATGCCAACCTGCCCGGCGATGCGAATCCGGCACCTTACCGGGTGGTTGTAAACCGCGACCCTACTACCAGCTCGCGCTTCTACTCCACCATGAAGGAAAATACCTACATGACGAGCGCGCAGTATGAGCACCGCATCAACGGCCGCGATACGCTGAGCGCTAACCAGTACAAGGTGCGCGTTGGCTACTACGTGGAGGAGAAGGAGCGTCGCTACGACAGCCGCTACTTCAACTACGACCGGTCGCGCAACTTCGACTCCTCGCTGGAAGACCTGCCGCTGACGACCATCTTCAGCCCGCAGAACCTCAACACCAACGGGGGCTTTGTGCTGCGCGAAGCAACGCAGCCGCAGGACCGCTACACCGGCAACAACCGGCTGGTGGCGGGCTATGTGGGGGGCGTGGCGCCACTCACGGACCGCTTCAACGTGACGGGTGGTGTGCGGGTGGAGTACAACCGCCGGCGCCTCCAGCCGGGTGGTGGCGACAGCTACGAGGAAATCCGCACGTTCGTGCTGCCCTCGCTTAATACCACGTTCAACTTCAACGACCGCAGCCTGCTGCGGGCCGGGGCCAGCATTTCGGTGAACCGGCCGGAGTTCCGCGAAATTGCCAACTACACGTATTACGACGTCAGCAATAACTTCTTTATTCAGGGTAACAAAGACCTGCGCACGGCCAAGATCTATAACGCTGACCTGCGCTATGAATTCTACCCCAGCCGCTCGGAGATGATTTCGGTGGGCGTGTTTGGCAAGCGCTTCTTCGATGCCATCGAGCAGGTGACCCGCTCGACCACCGGCACCGACTTGCTGCTGACCTACCAGAACGCCACCCGCGCCTACGACGTGGGCGCCGAGATTGAGTTGCGCAAGTCGCTGCTGGATATGTCGGAAAACAAGTTTCTGCAGCGTCTCTCGTTTGTGATGAATGCCTCGCTGATCAGAAGCCGCGTACAGCTCGATACCACCCTGGCCGACAACAAGGATTTCGCGCTGGAAGACCGTCCGCTGCAGGGGCAGTCGCCTTACGTGGTGAACCTGGGTACATTCTACCAGGACGACGAAGGCAAGTGGCAGGTGTCGCTGCAGTACAACGTAATCGGGCCGCGCATTGCTTTCGTAGGCGACCGGAACCTGAACTACTCGGTATATGACCTGCCCCGCCACGTCGTCGATCTGTCGGTGACCAAGGGCATCGGCTCGCACCTGGAGGTACGGGCGGGTATCCAGAACCTGCTCAACCAGCAAACCCGGCTGTACTACGACTTGGACCGCAACGGCCGCATAAACGGGATAGAAAACCAAGCCTCCTTTGCCAGCTACCGGCGCGGGAGCTATTCCACCCTCGGCCTGACCTACCGCTTCTAA